A window of the Scophthalmus maximus strain ysfricsl-2021 chromosome 8, ASM2237912v1, whole genome shotgun sequence genome harbors these coding sequences:
- the cep44 gene encoding centrosomal protein of 44 kDa isoform X1: protein MLSSGDVQGCLRGLESLLRAVRYPGHVDHSGISKGDPSAFLPIVSFTLTSFSSPLAEQLLAAGLDLTGKTDLRFTDTLYKVLRDIFQYKPVLTKQQFLQWGFSQRKISVVCDIINLVLQKHKQLKKPRGRCPGSQRDGIGEAHPTQTDLDTVSKRAFVVNHTDHLSTDSSHRVTSPSHHDEVCSNSSPEGGITEGQEDQEDIVLHSSEVDGRLSAMEAQLESVLSRLDGLRMMEKRLEQLERRRNSDQNGGEVITICSKSWDNLMSRLLLLETKLELSNAQVNAASPCPSSSTFSSKPDSSKEDLKDRLESITSMLKSTSSLLKKTEPSTTPCK, encoded by the exons ATGTTGTCCTCCGGAGACGTCCAGGGCTGTCTGCGGGGTCTGGAGAGCCTCCTGCGGGCGGTGAGGTACCCGGGACATGTGGACCACAGCGG CATCTCCAAAGGAGATCCCTCAGCTTTTCTTCCCATAGTGAGCTTCACCCTGACGTCCTTCTCTTCACCGCTTGCAGAGCAACTACTGGCAGCTGGACTGGACCTCACTGGCAAAACTGACCTCCGATTCACTGACACGCTTTATAAG GTACTACGAGATATCTTCCAGTACAAGCCCGTACTGACCAAGCAGCAGTTCCTCCAGTGGGGTTTCTCTCAAAGGAAAATCTCTGTCGTCTGTGATATTATCAACTTAGTCCTGCAGAAACATAAGCAATTGAAAAAG cCCAGAGGTAGATGTCCGGGCTCTCAAAGGGATGGCATTGGAGAGGCTCATCCAACGCAGACTGATCTAGACACT gtgtcCAAGAGGGCATTTGTCGTGAATCACACGGACCATCTCTCCACAGACTCCTCCCACAGAGTGACCTCTCCCTCTCATCACGACGAAGTCTGCTCCAACAGTTCTCCTGAAGGTGGGATCACAGAGGGGCAAGAGGACCAGGAGGATATCGTGCTTCAC TCTTCGGAGGTGGACGGAAGGctttcagcaatggaagctcAGCTGGAGAGTGTTCTGTCTCGACTCGACGGGCTCAGGATGATGGAAAAACGCCTGGAGCAACTTGAGCGAAGGAGAAACTCAGACCAG AATGGAGGAGAAGTCATCACCATTTGCAGCAAGAGCTGGGACAATCTGATGAGCAGACTACTGCTATTGGAAACTAAACTGGAGCTGAGCAATGCACAG GTAAATGCTGCATCACCATGTCCATCATCAAGCACCTTCAGCTCCAAGCCTGATTCTTCAaag GAGGACCTGAAGGACCGGCTGGAGAGCATCACCAGCAT gctGAAGAGCACCTCCAGTTTGTTGAAGAAAACTGAACCCTCCACCACACCCTGCAAATAA
- the cep44 gene encoding centrosomal protein of 44 kDa isoform X2, giving the protein MWTTAEQLLAAGLDLTGKTDLRFTDTLYKVLRDIFQYKPVLTKQQFLQWGFSQRKISVVCDIINLVLQKHKQLKKPRGRCPGSQRDGIGEAHPTQTDLDTVSKRAFVVNHTDHLSTDSSHRVTSPSHHDEVCSNSSPEGGITEGQEDQEDIVLHSSEVDGRLSAMEAQLESVLSRLDGLRMMEKRLEQLERRRNSDQNGGEVITICSKSWDNLMSRLLLLETKLELSNAQVNAASPCPSSSTFSSKPDSSKEDLKDRLESITSMLKSTSSLLKKTEPSTTPCK; this is encoded by the exons ATGTGGACCACAGCGG AGCAACTACTGGCAGCTGGACTGGACCTCACTGGCAAAACTGACCTCCGATTCACTGACACGCTTTATAAG GTACTACGAGATATCTTCCAGTACAAGCCCGTACTGACCAAGCAGCAGTTCCTCCAGTGGGGTTTCTCTCAAAGGAAAATCTCTGTCGTCTGTGATATTATCAACTTAGTCCTGCAGAAACATAAGCAATTGAAAAAG cCCAGAGGTAGATGTCCGGGCTCTCAAAGGGATGGCATTGGAGAGGCTCATCCAACGCAGACTGATCTAGACACT gtgtcCAAGAGGGCATTTGTCGTGAATCACACGGACCATCTCTCCACAGACTCCTCCCACAGAGTGACCTCTCCCTCTCATCACGACGAAGTCTGCTCCAACAGTTCTCCTGAAGGTGGGATCACAGAGGGGCAAGAGGACCAGGAGGATATCGTGCTTCAC TCTTCGGAGGTGGACGGAAGGctttcagcaatggaagctcAGCTGGAGAGTGTTCTGTCTCGACTCGACGGGCTCAGGATGATGGAAAAACGCCTGGAGCAACTTGAGCGAAGGAGAAACTCAGACCAG AATGGAGGAGAAGTCATCACCATTTGCAGCAAGAGCTGGGACAATCTGATGAGCAGACTACTGCTATTGGAAACTAAACTGGAGCTGAGCAATGCACAG GTAAATGCTGCATCACCATGTCCATCATCAAGCACCTTCAGCTCCAAGCCTGATTCTTCAaag GAGGACCTGAAGGACCGGCTGGAGAGCATCACCAGCAT gctGAAGAGCACCTCCAGTTTGTTGAAGAAAACTGAACCCTCCACCACACCCTGCAAATAA